The nucleotide window CAAGTAACGTAGGCGTCAAGAAAGCTCTCGTCTTCTACAAAGGCCGACCTCCCAAGGGGATCAAAACTGACTGGATCATGCACGAGTACCGTCTCAACGATTCACGTAAAGCATCAACCAAACGTACCGGTTCGATGAGGGTAAGCagagaaaataaaatcatgtgtttattttataagataatttgttaaaaaaatgttttattatgtttttgtgCAGTTGGATGAATGGGTACTATGTAGGATATACAAGAAGAGAGGAGCAGGGAAGCTTCTAGATGAGAAAGAAGGTTACATGGATGAAGTACAAATCGATGAGACGTTAACAGTTGTTACGAACGAAGCAAAGCCAAGAAATGAGGAAGAGATAACGATGATGACGTCGACGAAACTTCCGAGGACGTGTTCGCTCGCTCATTTGCTAGAAATGGATTACATGGGACCCATCGCACACATTTTAACACCGTTCGATCTTCATAGTCCTGATCCAAACATTGTGAACGAGTCCGGTTGGTTCGGTGATCTACAGATTAGCCAAGACGAGATCATGAACCATCATCGTCAGGCTAGTATGTTTCAGTTTTAGTGATGGATTGgaataaagaagaaagaaatgaaCATGGAAGATTGTAAAATATTAACTAGTAAAGAACCAAATTGTgattctttatattttcttgcgTATGAATGTGAAACGAAAAgatatgtttaattaatattaagctGCTCAGCATGTTCAAACGTAGTCATGGAGTTTATTTACGTTATACTAACCAACAAACAAATAATCTTTGTGTACTGtatggttattttttttaagaaagataACAAAATAGAGATTGGGATGACGTTAATTTGGGATGAAAAAGTCGATGGCGTGTGGTGGAAGGAATCAACGCCAGATGCAATGCATTTATGATACACACTTATCTTTGTCGTTTATGTAGATAACGAATGTTACAATTGTCATCATCGTACTTTAAACCTCATTTTGATTCGGTCTACGCAAGACTCAAAAACATAATGGAACGAAAGCAACTTATCACAAGTAAGATTACAAAATTGTGGGCCTTTCATGCTATTTCAGTATTTCTGACCGGTATTGGTCTACCTAAAAACGGTTTACAAAAACCAAGAGGATCAGACtggttttagaaagaaaaaaaaaacacaccaaAGAAGTGAATTATTTCTACAAAGAAGGCAGCAAAAAAAAGATCAGTAGCTACGTAGTAGATTGCTCACATGctttggctgaccaccaaacaAACAAGATAGAGATATAAAAACTCTTTAGTCCTTAATTTTCAGATTGAAAGAGGCGAACAAAAAAATGTCTATGTGGATCGTTCTAGCTTGCATGCTCACATCATGGATCTTCTTGCACCGATGGGGACAGAGGAACAAGAGAGGTCCCAAGACATGGCCTTTGGTCGGAGCAGCCATTGAGCAGTTGACTAACTTTGACCGAATGCACGACTGGCTCGTTGAGTATCTTTACGACTCAAGAACCGTAGTGGTTCCTATGCCCTTCACCACTTATACATACATAGCAGATCCCATCAATGTAGAACACGTCCTCAAAACCAACTTCTCCAACTACCCAAAGGTGAGAAACAAACTCTTTTACTAATGTGTAAGTGTTATTGTcattttcatttatgttttttttttgtgtgaaatAAGGGAGAGACGTACCACTCCTATATGGAAGTTTTGTTGGGAGATGGGATCTTCAATTCAGATGGAGAGCTCTggaggaaacagaggaaaacCGCGAGTTTCGAGTTTGCTTCCAAGAATCTCAGAGACTTCAGTACTGTAGTGTTTAAAGAGTATAGCCTCAAGCTCTTCTCCATCCTTTGTCAAGCTTCTTTCAAAGACCAACAAGTAGACATGCAGGTACAATCCACCCATTATATTCAAGATCATATCTAAAGCATGTCCATCGGTGAGATGAGCACCAGTttctaaacttaaaaaaaaaaatatggcaaaagagaaagagagattgcCAGAGAGTATCCCTGCATACAAATTTTAGGAACCACATTAGAAACTACCTTGCCAAATGTCATTATATTATTAGCTAAATTtctgttattattaaaaatttaattcaataatctaattaaataaaaaatattcttattatGACTTTTAGATACCTATTTAAGTTTCTATACCGTTGAGGAATTTATGGGTCATAAACATTTTTAGGTTAAtcttaataagaaaatatttcaaCAATTTGGAGGTCACTCGTCACTTGTATAATAATTCTACAAAATTTAGAAGTCAAGACGAATGTTTCATGTGGTTGTGTCCAGAACCAGTCCTAGTCATATCTATGAACATGTCGTATGTTCTCTTCTTTTAAATCCTTTTCTTGATATTTTTGGCTGCAGGAACTGTTGATGAGAATGACTCTAGACTCCATATGTAAAGTGGGATTTGGTGTGGAGATAGGAACATTGGCTCCAGATCTACCAGAGAATCGCTTTGCTAAGGCTTTCGATACCGCAAATATAATCGTAACACTTCGTTTCATAGACCCTCTTTGGAAGATGAAAAAGTACCTTAACATAGGATCTGAGGCATTACTTGGCAAGAGCATAAAAGTAGTCGATGATTTCACATATTCAATGATAAGAAGAAGGAAAACAGAGATATTAGAGGCACAAAAATCTCCTTCCAACAACATTAaggtaaaaaaataatgttagaACTCAAATGTATATGCATGCACTTGTCACGTAGtaacatttttttctcaaaatgtacTAGATGAAG belongs to Brassica rapa cultivar Chiifu-401-42 chromosome A07, CAAS_Brap_v3.01, whole genome shotgun sequence and includes:
- the LOC103831345 gene encoding cytochrome P450 704B1, whose translation is MSMWIVLACMLTSWIFLHRWGQRNKRGPKTWPLVGAAIEQLTNFDRMHDWLVEYLYDSRTVVVPMPFTTYTYIADPINVEHVLKTNFSNYPKGETYHSYMEVLLGDGIFNSDGELWRKQRKTASFEFASKNLRDFSTVVFKEYSLKLFSILCQASFKDQQVDMQELLMRMTLDSICKVGFGVEIGTLAPDLPENRFAKAFDTANIIVTLRFIDPLWKMKKYLNIGSEALLGKSIKVVDDFTYSMIRRRKTEILEAQKSPSNNIKMKHDILSRFIEISDDPDSKSTEKSLRDIVLNFVIAGRDTTATTLTWAIYMIMMNEHVAEKLCSELQELEREKAEETNTPLRQYDTEDFKSFNERVTQFAGMLSYDSLGKLHYLHAVVTETLRLYPAVPQDPKGVLEDDILPNGTKVKAGGMVTYVPYSMGRMEYNWGSDAATFKPERWLKDGMFQNASPFKFTAFQAGPRICLGKDSAYLQMKMAMAILCRFYKFHLVPNHPVKYRMMTILSMAHGLKVTVSRRS
- the LOC103831344 gene encoding NAC transcription factor 29, whose amino-acid sequence is MDMNPNTTLPPGFRFHPTDEELIVYYLKNQTMSRPCPVSIIPEVDIYKFDPWQLPEKTEFGENEWYFFSPRDRKYPNGVRPNRAAVSGYWKATGTDKAIYSGSSNVGVKKALVFYKGRPPKGIKTDWIMHEYRLNDSRKASTKRTGSMRLDEWVLCRIYKKRGAGKLLDEKEGYMDEVQIDETLTVVTNEAKPRNEEEITMMTSTKLPRTCSLAHLLEMDYMGPIAHILTPFDLHSPDPNIVNESGWFGDLQISQDEIMNHHRQASMFQF